A portion of the Mesobacillus sp. AQ2 genome contains these proteins:
- a CDS encoding Gfo/Idh/MocA family oxidoreductase yields the protein MIKVGIIGLGAIGQRLIKGFQEHAETEIAVVCDTLEERANEVAAELGDVPAFTNHKEMLVKTDLDLVYVAVPPKFHHAVASDVIQKGIHILCEKPLANSAEEAESLLKQAQGAGIVHAMNFPLNYSAGSRTFEKLIKENYVGKLRRVQLKMHFPEWPRPWQQNAWVASKEQGGYVLEVGVHFIQQVQKIFGAVAVKNVQLQFPEDPKASEIGILAILELADGTPVLIDGMSQIAGKEEITFTASGSEGTLSLLNWGQLEGGKLGEEILALQADDSLTDSLIDHLIKAVKGDDATIIDFAAGYDTQVVLEQLRKG from the coding sequence ATGATAAAAGTTGGAATCATTGGCCTTGGTGCAATTGGCCAGCGTTTGATAAAAGGGTTTCAGGAGCACGCTGAAACTGAAATTGCGGTGGTGTGCGACACGTTGGAAGAAAGGGCAAATGAGGTTGCGGCGGAGTTGGGCGATGTACCGGCATTCACGAACCATAAAGAAATGCTTGTAAAGACTGATTTGGACCTGGTGTATGTTGCGGTGCCTCCGAAATTTCACCATGCCGTTGCGTCAGATGTAATTCAAAAAGGGATACATATTTTGTGTGAGAAACCGCTGGCCAATTCGGCAGAGGAAGCTGAGAGTCTATTAAAACAGGCACAGGGTGCGGGTATCGTCCATGCAATGAATTTCCCGCTGAATTACAGTGCCGGCAGCAGGACTTTTGAAAAGTTAATCAAGGAAAACTACGTGGGAAAACTGAGAAGAGTTCAACTGAAGATGCACTTTCCTGAATGGCCGCGCCCGTGGCAGCAGAATGCCTGGGTTGCAAGCAAGGAGCAGGGCGGCTATGTACTTGAGGTGGGCGTCCATTTCATCCAGCAAGTGCAGAAGATTTTTGGCGCAGTCGCAGTAAAGAATGTCCAATTACAATTTCCTGAAGACCCAAAGGCTAGTGAGATTGGAATTTTAGCTATCCTGGAATTAGCTGACGGGACTCCAGTGCTGATTGATGGCATGAGCCAAATCGCCGGCAAGGAGGAAATTACCTTTACGGCTTCCGGCAGTGAAGGAACGTTATCATTGCTGAACTGGGGGCAGCTGGAGGGCGGCAAGCTTGGCGAAGAGATTCTGGCTTTGCAAGCTGATGATTCCCTGACAGATTCATTGATTGATCACCTTATAAAAGCTGTAAAAGGTGATGATGCTACGATCATTGATTTTGCTGCAGGGTATGATACACAGGTCGTATTGGAGCAACTGCGGAAAGGCTGA
- a CDS encoding immune inhibitor A domain-containing protein codes for MTAMLASTLSFASAGPATVKAVEKPGYQANGGAPIDLGIANDERLIEMLKKEGKIAKDATPAEAEKGLQKYLKEKAANAGKTKDKLPESLGQLKKGTEKPNSDSLTKGKGNKLGQAKKNTVDSVEKEGYNGEVRSDKVLILKIDFPDYKHNSITPEETGFYYKDYSDDHFQSMVFGKDGYEGPNGEKFVSMKQYYEQQSGGSYTVDGEVAGWYTADHPAAYYGGNYPAPDGSDARPRTLVYEALKKAGQDPNVDLSEYDVWDRDDYDGDGVYNEPDGIIDHLMVIHSGVGEEAGGGSLGGDAIWSHRWNLGGLVGVPGGSSNSDRFGGALGAYDYTIEPEDGAAGVFIHEFGHDLGLPDEYDTQYTGAGEAVAYWSVMASGSWAGKIGGTEPPGFSPYAKEKLQEWHGGNWLSGTTLNSEDITSAGTNILLDEGVTKGTNNDAVRVNLPDKVNVLNKPAEGSFEYYGGKGDEVDHKMFATIDLTGANAATLDFDAWYNIEKDWDYAMVQVSTDGGETWESLSSGRTTSTLDPNGYPAIKENLPGYTGSSDGWVHETIDLSKFAGQEIQLQLRYMTDWGSNLDGFFADNIKVTADGNEVFSDGAEGEAEFSLNGFEKHDGKYTTDHYYLLEWRSHNGVDEGLKNIRRGASIMSYDPGLVVWYVDESYDNNWTGVHPGDGYLGVVDADQHTNYWSDGAVASTRYQVHDAAFGLEKSEKMFLNYPGQFTMKDNYTKRNPLFDDSADYSNPGMVDAGRNVSTYGLKFRVVGQSADGTVGKVLIFK; via the coding sequence ATGACTGCAATGCTTGCAAGCACTCTGTCATTCGCGTCTGCTGGACCAGCTACAGTCAAAGCGGTTGAAAAACCAGGCTACCAGGCCAACGGAGGAGCACCAATCGATTTAGGCATCGCAAACGATGAGAGATTGATAGAAATGTTGAAGAAAGAAGGAAAGATTGCGAAGGATGCAACTCCTGCTGAGGCGGAAAAGGGATTGCAGAAGTATTTGAAAGAAAAGGCAGCTAACGCTGGTAAAACCAAGGATAAATTGCCTGAATCTCTTGGACAGCTTAAAAAAGGTACGGAAAAACCAAATAGCGATAGCCTGACTAAAGGCAAAGGAAATAAACTCGGACAGGCTAAGAAGAATACTGTGGATAGTGTTGAAAAAGAGGGTTACAACGGTGAAGTTCGATCAGATAAGGTTCTTATCCTTAAAATCGACTTTCCAGACTATAAACATAATTCTATAACACCAGAAGAAACAGGTTTTTACTACAAAGATTATTCTGATGATCATTTCCAAAGTATGGTGTTTGGTAAAGATGGATACGAAGGTCCAAATGGTGAGAAATTCGTCTCTATGAAACAGTATTATGAACAACAATCAGGTGGCAGCTATACAGTTGATGGTGAAGTGGCTGGGTGGTACACAGCTGATCATCCGGCAGCATATTATGGCGGTAATTACCCGGCTCCAGATGGCAGTGATGCCCGTCCACGTACGTTAGTTTATGAAGCACTTAAAAAAGCTGGCCAAGATCCTAATGTTGACTTGAGTGAATATGACGTATGGGATCGCGACGACTATGATGGAGACGGTGTTTACAACGAACCAGATGGTATCATTGACCACTTAATGGTCATTCATTCAGGTGTCGGTGAAGAAGCAGGTGGCGGCTCACTTGGTGGGGATGCAATCTGGTCACATCGTTGGAATCTTGGTGGATTAGTTGGTGTTCCAGGCGGATCTTCCAATAGTGATCGTTTTGGGGGTGCATTAGGCGCGTATGATTACACCATCGAACCGGAAGATGGAGCAGCTGGCGTCTTCATTCACGAATTCGGCCATGATTTAGGACTGCCGGATGAATATGATACTCAGTACACTGGTGCCGGTGAGGCTGTTGCTTACTGGTCAGTTATGGCAAGCGGCAGCTGGGCAGGCAAGATTGGTGGGACAGAGCCTCCAGGATTCAGCCCATATGCAAAGGAAAAACTTCAGGAATGGCATGGTGGTAATTGGTTAAGTGGGACAACATTGAACTCTGAAGATATTACAAGTGCAGGCACAAATATTTTACTTGACGAAGGTGTTACTAAGGGAACTAATAACGATGCAGTAAGAGTAAACCTTCCTGATAAAGTGAACGTATTGAACAAACCTGCAGAAGGATCATTTGAATACTATGGTGGCAAAGGTGATGAAGTTGATCACAAGATGTTCGCTACGATCGATTTAACTGGTGCCAATGCTGCAACTCTTGATTTTGATGCTTGGTACAATATAGAGAAAGATTGGGATTATGCCATGGTTCAAGTATCGACTGATGGTGGGGAAACATGGGAGTCTTTATCGAGCGGTCGAACTACATCTACATTGGATCCAAATGGATATCCAGCAATTAAAGAAAATCTTCCTGGCTATACTGGATCAAGTGATGGCTGGGTACACGAAACAATTGATTTAAGTAAGTTTGCGGGCCAGGAAATCCAGCTTCAACTACGTTACATGACAGACTGGGGATCTAATTTAGATGGATTCTTTGCTGATAACATCAAGGTAACGGCAGATGGAAATGAAGTTTTCTCTGATGGTGCTGAAGGAGAAGCTGAATTTTCATTAAATGGGTTTGAAAAGCATGATGGAAAGTATACCACTGATCATTATTATCTTCTTGAGTGGAGATCACATAATGGCGTCGATGAAGGCTTGAAAAATATTCGTCGTGGAGCTTCAATTATGTCTTACGATCCAGGTTTAGTCGTATGGTATGTTGATGAATCTTATGACAACAACTGGACAGGTGTACACCCTGGAGACGGTTATCTGGGAGTTGTGGATGCAGACCAGCATACTAATTATTGGAGTGATGGAGCTGTAGCTTCTACTCGATATCAAGTACACGATGCTGCATTTGGACTTGAAAAGTCCGAAAAGATGTTCTTGAACTATCCAGGTCAGTTTACAATGAAGGACAACTATACGAAGCGTAATCCACTATTTGATGATAGCGCAGATTACAGCAATCCTGGAATGGTTGACGCTGGCCGCAACGTGTCTACTTACGGCTTGAAATTCCGTGTAGTAGGTCAAAGCGCTGACGGCACAGTGGGTAAAGTGTTAATCTTTAAGTAA
- a CDS encoding GNAT family N-acetyltransferase, translating into MEIRRLNGGDAESYRALRHEALLKNPEAFGSSYEDEKGNEASHYRQRLDNKLTYTFGAFEEGQLVGVVTLVPEGKVKLKHRANIFAMYVTSSQRGRGIGKALVKTAIQQAQELNSVEQIHLTVTSSNEPAKKLYAFLGFKAYGVEKNALRIDGTYYDEDLMVLFL; encoded by the coding sequence ATGGAAATTCGACGATTAAATGGCGGGGATGCAGAGAGTTATCGAGCCCTTCGTCATGAGGCCTTGCTAAAGAATCCCGAGGCGTTCGGTTCTAGTTATGAAGATGAAAAAGGTAACGAAGCTTCACATTACAGGCAAAGGCTTGATAATAAATTAACTTATACATTTGGCGCTTTTGAGGAAGGTCAGCTGGTTGGGGTCGTTACCCTCGTTCCAGAGGGAAAAGTTAAGCTGAAGCACCGGGCCAATATTTTTGCCATGTATGTGACCTCCTCACAGAGAGGCAGAGGTATTGGCAAGGCACTTGTAAAAACAGCCATTCAACAGGCGCAAGAGTTAAACAGTGTTGAACAGATCCATTTGACAGTTACCTCAAGCAATGAACCGGCAAAAAAACTTTATGCTTTCCTTGGTTTCAAAGCATATGGAGTCGAAAAGAACGCCCTGCGGATTGATGGGACATATTATGATGAAGATTTAATGGTGTTATTTTTATAG
- a CDS encoding glutamine--tRNA ligase/YqeY domain fusion protein, with amino-acid sequence MEENSNFIKTIIKEDLESGKRDTVVTRFPPEPNGYLHIGHAKSIVINFGLADEFGGKTNLRFDDTNPLKEDQEYVDAIKEDVEWLGYEWEGLFFASNYFDEMYDRAVLLIKKGLAYVDDLSADEIREYRGTLSEPGKESPYRNRSVEENLELFERMKNGEFANGEKVLRAKIDMSSPNINLRDPVIYRISHATHHNTGDKWCIYPMYAFAHPIEDAIEGVTHSLCTTEFEDQRPLYDWVVRETEMEATPQQIEFGRLNLTNTVMSKRKLKQLVEEKYVDGWDDPRLPTISGLRRRGFTPEAIREFVKAAGVSKGYSTVDAQMLEHFVREDLKLKAPRTMGVLRPLKIVITNYPEGEVEWLDAEINPENPEMGTRKIPFSREIYVEQDDFMENPPAKYFRLFPGNEVRLKHAYFIKCNDVVKDENGEVVELHCTYDVETKSGSGFTGRKVKGTLHWVDATHALPAEFRLYEPLILDDEEESADEAENKSFLDQVNEKSLEILNGFIEPNMKDAQPQDKFQFFRHGYFNVDPKHTTEDKKVFNRIVSLKSSFKL; translated from the coding sequence TTGGAAGAAAACTCGAATTTTATAAAAACGATCATTAAGGAAGATTTGGAGAGCGGCAAGCGTGATACAGTCGTGACCCGATTCCCTCCAGAACCAAACGGATACCTACATATCGGTCATGCAAAATCGATCGTCATCAACTTCGGGCTCGCAGATGAGTTCGGCGGCAAGACAAACCTCCGTTTTGATGACACGAATCCGCTGAAAGAAGATCAGGAGTACGTGGATGCCATCAAGGAAGACGTCGAATGGCTTGGTTATGAATGGGAAGGCTTGTTCTTTGCATCTAACTATTTCGATGAAATGTACGACCGTGCTGTCCTTTTGATCAAAAAAGGATTGGCATATGTCGATGATTTATCGGCAGATGAAATCAGAGAATATCGCGGCACCCTGTCTGAGCCTGGCAAGGAAAGCCCCTACCGCAATCGTTCGGTTGAAGAGAACCTTGAACTGTTCGAACGCATGAAGAATGGCGAATTTGCCAATGGGGAGAAAGTATTGCGCGCAAAGATTGATATGTCTTCACCAAATATCAATCTTCGTGACCCGGTCATCTACCGAATTTCGCATGCTACACACCATAACACTGGTGATAAGTGGTGCATCTATCCGATGTACGCGTTTGCCCATCCGATTGAGGATGCAATCGAAGGCGTTACCCACAGCTTGTGCACAACCGAGTTCGAAGACCAGCGTCCTCTATACGATTGGGTTGTACGTGAAACCGAAATGGAAGCAACTCCGCAGCAAATCGAGTTTGGCCGCCTGAACCTGACAAACACAGTCATGAGCAAGCGCAAACTGAAGCAGCTTGTTGAAGAAAAGTATGTCGATGGCTGGGACGACCCACGCCTGCCAACAATCTCCGGTTTGAGAAGACGCGGCTTCACGCCAGAAGCAATCCGTGAATTCGTAAAAGCAGCTGGCGTTTCAAAAGGATATTCAACCGTTGATGCACAGATGCTTGAGCATTTTGTCCGTGAAGACCTTAAGCTGAAGGCCCCGCGTACGATGGGTGTGCTTCGTCCATTGAAAATTGTCATCACGAACTATCCTGAAGGCGAAGTCGAATGGCTTGATGCAGAAATCAATCCTGAAAACCCGGAAATGGGCACACGCAAAATTCCATTCTCCCGCGAGATTTATGTTGAGCAGGACGACTTCATGGAAAATCCTCCAGCGAAGTACTTCCGTCTCTTCCCTGGCAATGAAGTCCGTTTGAAGCACGCTTACTTCATTAAGTGCAATGACGTAGTTAAAGATGAAAATGGTGAAGTGGTTGAGCTTCACTGCACATATGATGTAGAAACAAAGAGCGGATCTGGCTTTACTGGCCGCAAAGTAAAAGGAACTCTTCACTGGGTTGACGCAACACATGCGCTTCCTGCAGAATTCCGCCTGTATGAGCCGCTGATTCTTGACGATGAAGAAGAAAGCGCAGACGAAGCCGAGAACAAATCCTTCCTGGATCAGGTAAATGAAAAATCCCTGGAAATCCTGAACGGATTTATCGAGCCAAACATGAAGGACGCCCAGCCGCAGGACAAATTCCAGTTCTTCCGCCACGGCTACTTCAACGTCGATCCGAAACACACGACAGAAGACAAGAAAGTCTTCAACCGGATTGTATCGCTTAAGAGCTCGTTTAAGCTTTAA